Proteins co-encoded in one Halorussus vallis genomic window:
- the mct gene encoding succinyl-CoA:mesaconate CoA-transferase — protein sequence MAALDDVRVLDLTQVLAGPYCTMLLADLGADVVKIERPGGDLIRPNPPFVTEDDAYGGYFQSVNRGKRSLEMDLTDESDREDFLALVEDADVVVENFRAGTMEKFDLAYERLREENPGLVYASIRGFGDPRTGETDRQGQPSFDLIAQALGGVMQITGQEDGPPTKVGPGIGDLFTATLNAVGILAALRHRDRTGEGQFVDTAMYDSMISMCERAVYQHSYTGEVPKRRGNSHPTLFPYNAFEAEDGYVVVAAFGDNHWRALCEAMDRPDLAADYPTAGDRLENREHLRAEIADWTADLPEAKICDLLEGSVPCAPVQDVEDIFADPHVHARNMLVDVEQPGADQEVTIAGSPIKLSETPTKPGERAPLLDEHREELLGDRETNAAEASDDD from the coding sequence ATGGCAGCGCTGGACGACGTGCGCGTACTCGACCTGACGCAGGTGCTCGCCGGACCCTACTGTACGATGTTGCTCGCCGACCTCGGGGCCGACGTGGTGAAGATAGAGCGCCCCGGCGGCGACCTCATCCGACCGAACCCGCCGTTCGTCACCGAGGACGACGCCTACGGCGGCTACTTCCAGAGCGTCAACCGCGGCAAGCGGAGCCTGGAGATGGACCTCACCGACGAGAGTGACCGCGAGGACTTCCTCGCGCTCGTGGAAGACGCCGACGTGGTCGTCGAGAACTTCCGAGCCGGGACGATGGAGAAGTTCGACCTCGCGTACGAGCGCCTGCGCGAGGAGAACCCCGGCCTGGTCTACGCCTCCATCCGGGGGTTCGGCGACCCGCGCACGGGCGAGACGGACCGCCAAGGCCAGCCCTCGTTCGACCTCATCGCCCAGGCGCTGGGCGGCGTGATGCAGATCACCGGTCAGGAGGACGGCCCGCCGACGAAGGTCGGGCCGGGCATCGGCGACCTGTTCACCGCGACGCTGAACGCCGTGGGCATCCTCGCGGCGCTCCGCCACCGCGACCGGACCGGCGAGGGCCAGTTCGTCGACACCGCGATGTACGACTCGATGATTTCGATGTGCGAGCGCGCGGTCTACCAGCACTCCTACACCGGCGAAGTGCCCAAGCGCCGCGGCAACTCCCACCCGACGCTGTTCCCCTACAACGCCTTCGAGGCCGAAGACGGCTACGTCGTCGTCGCCGCCTTCGGCGACAACCACTGGCGGGCGCTGTGCGAGGCGATGGACCGCCCGGACCTCGCCGCCGACTACCCGACCGCGGGCGACCGACTGGAGAACCGCGAGCACCTCCGAGCCGAAATCGCCGACTGGACCGCTGACCTGCCAGAAGCCAAAATCTGCGACCTGCTGGAAGGTTCGGTGCCCTGCGCGCCGGTCCAGGACGTCGAAGACATCTTCGCGGACCCTCACGTCCACGCGCGCAACATGCTCGTGGACGTCGAACAACCCGGCGCCGACCAGGAGGTCACCATCGCCGGGTCGCCCATCAAGTTGAGCGAGACGCCGACCAAGCCCGGCGAGCGCGCACCCCTGCTGGACGAACACCGCGAGGAACTGCTCGGCGACCGCGAGACGAACGCCGCGGAAGCGAGCGACGACGACTGA
- the glmS gene encoding methylaspartate mutase subunit S: MSATVILGVIGSDAHAVGITILEQALDAAGFEVVNLGVQSSQQEFIDAAQAHEGDAVLVSSLYGHAEQDCRGFHEAIEAAGIDPVTYIGGNLAVGQDDFAETREKFREMGFDRVFDSETKPMEAIAALRNDMNLTESDSERVRLTS; this comes from the coding sequence ATGTCAGCGACAGTCATCCTCGGCGTCATCGGGTCCGACGCGCACGCCGTCGGGATCACGATACTCGAACAGGCGCTGGACGCGGCGGGTTTCGAGGTCGTCAACCTCGGGGTCCAGTCCAGCCAGCAGGAGTTCATCGACGCGGCGCAGGCACACGAGGGTGACGCGGTACTCGTCTCCTCGTTGTACGGCCACGCCGAGCAGGACTGCCGGGGATTCCACGAAGCCATCGAGGCCGCCGGAATCGACCCCGTCACCTACATCGGCGGCAACCTCGCGGTCGGCCAGGACGACTTCGCGGAAACCCGCGAGAAGTTCCGCGAGATGGGCTTCGACCGCGTCTTCGACTCGGAGACCAAGCCGATGGAGGCCATCGCCGCCCTGCGAAACGACATGAACCTCACGGAGTCCGACTCCGAACGGGTGAGACTCACCTCCTGA
- a CDS encoding methylaspartate mutase subunit E, translating into MLRDQRLSAETLTRIDDEIRRDWTVEDLDFEEAVDYHDSLPAGKQFARVLESADRPLLQPRAGVPRLDDQITVLGHLQDAGRADLLPTTIDSYTRDNEYEKAQQGLEEARESGEDTLNGFPAVNHGVEGCRQLIEALDAPIEVRHGTPDARLLAAVTFAGGFQSFEGGPISYNIPYTKEHDLAETIEHWQYVDRLAGAYTERGVRINREPFGPLTGTLVPPSIAIAIGLVEGMLAATQGVRSVTLGYGQVGNLVQDIAALRALRALGEEYLPDEVTVTTVFHEWMGGFPPDEARANGVIALGAATAAIAEPDKVITKSPQEFGGVPTKEANAAGLRTTRQLIDMMREQDIDIDGVDREQQFVEESTRSLMDTILELGDEDVVQGTVQAFETGKLDVPFAPSQSAKSAVLPARDDDGRVRILQFGNLALDQDLKDVHVQRLDQRARKENRDRSFQMVADDVDAISEGRLIGRPGGEGA; encoded by the coding sequence ATGTTACGCGACCAACGACTATCGGCAGAGACGCTCACACGTATCGACGACGAGATTCGACGGGACTGGACGGTCGAGGACCTCGACTTCGAGGAGGCCGTCGACTACCACGACTCGCTACCCGCGGGCAAGCAGTTCGCCCGCGTCCTGGAGTCGGCCGACCGGCCGCTGCTCCAGCCGCGGGCCGGCGTCCCCCGACTTGACGACCAAATCACCGTGCTCGGCCACCTCCAGGACGCCGGCCGGGCCGACCTGCTCCCGACCACCATCGACTCATACACTCGGGACAACGAGTACGAGAAGGCCCAACAGGGCCTGGAGGAAGCCCGCGAGAGCGGCGAGGACACCCTCAACGGCTTTCCGGCGGTCAACCACGGGGTCGAGGGCTGTCGACAGCTCATCGAGGCGCTCGACGCTCCCATCGAGGTGCGCCACGGCACGCCCGACGCCCGCTTGCTGGCGGCGGTCACCTTCGCCGGCGGCTTCCAGAGCTTCGAGGGCGGCCCCATCTCGTACAACATCCCGTACACGAAGGAGCACGACCTCGCGGAGACCATCGAACATTGGCAGTACGTCGACCGACTCGCGGGCGCCTACACCGAACGGGGCGTCCGCATCAACCGTGAGCCGTTCGGCCCGCTGACCGGGACGCTGGTCCCCCCGAGCATCGCCATCGCCATCGGCCTGGTCGAGGGGATGCTCGCGGCCACCCAGGGGGTCAGGAGCGTCACGCTCGGCTACGGCCAGGTCGGCAACCTCGTCCAGGACATCGCCGCGCTCCGGGCGCTCCGGGCGCTCGGCGAGGAGTACCTCCCCGACGAGGTCACCGTCACCACCGTCTTCCACGAGTGGATGGGCGGCTTCCCGCCTGACGAGGCCCGGGCGAACGGCGTCATCGCGCTCGGGGCGGCCACCGCCGCCATCGCGGAACCGGACAAGGTCATCACCAAGTCACCCCAGGAGTTCGGCGGGGTCCCCACCAAGGAGGCCAACGCCGCGGGACTGCGAACCACCAGACAGCTCATCGATATGATGCGCGAACAGGACATCGACATCGACGGCGTCGACCGCGAACAGCAGTTCGTCGAGGAGTCGACTCGCTCGCTGATGGATACGATACTCGAACTCGGCGACGAGGACGTGGTCCAGGGAACCGTCCAGGCGTTCGAGACAGGCAAACTCGACGTGCCGTTCGCCCCCAGCCAGAGCGCCAAGAGCGCGGTGCTGCCGGCCCGCGACGACGACGGTCGAGTGCGCATCCTCCAGTTCGGCAATCTGGCGCTCGACCAGGATTTGAAGGACGTCCACGTTCAGCGACTCGACCAACGTGCCAGGAAGGAGAACCGCGACCGCTCGTTCCAGATGGTCGCCGACGACGTCGACGCCATCAGCGAGGGGCGGCTCATCGGCCGACCGGGAGGTGAGGGGGCGTGA
- a CDS encoding methylaspartate ammonia-lyase, with translation MSRDSGTGASSDDAPVVESVKAVPCASGFFFDDQRAIKAGAEQDGFAYRGDPVTEGFDRIRQAGEAVSVVLELGDGTVATGDCAAVQYSGAGGRDPLFRAEEFAPVVEGPVAEALAGRDAADFGTNASIVEELRPGGDRLHTAIRYGVSQALLDAAASARRETKTEVLADEFGVDPATQPIPVFGQSGDDRRLNAEKMALKGVPVLPHGLFNSVEKVGEDGGRLREYVEWLASRATELGPEGYEPRFHVDVYGVLGEVFGPPYDRPKVTDYFAELGEAAGPYPLQVEGPMDEGGRTEQIRAMAELRDGLADAGVNVDIVADEWCNTFDDVRTFVDADAADLVQVKTPDLGGVQRSAEAVLYCRGTDTRAYLGGTCNETVESARACAHVALATDAAQVLAKPGMGFDEGYMVMENEMRRALALAEYADYPAPGGDGRPSSDGDRSSAAPAADGPEVADD, from the coding sequence GTGAGCCGCGACTCTGGGACCGGCGCGTCGTCGGACGACGCGCCGGTCGTCGAGTCCGTGAAAGCGGTCCCGTGCGCGTCGGGGTTCTTCTTCGACGACCAGCGCGCCATCAAGGCCGGAGCCGAGCAGGACGGCTTCGCCTACCGCGGCGACCCGGTGACCGAGGGCTTCGACCGCATCCGGCAGGCCGGCGAGGCGGTTAGCGTCGTTCTCGAACTCGGCGACGGCACGGTGGCGACCGGCGACTGCGCCGCCGTCCAGTACTCGGGCGCGGGCGGCCGGGACCCGCTGTTCCGGGCCGAGGAGTTCGCGCCGGTCGTCGAAGGGCCGGTCGCCGAAGCGCTGGCCGGGCGGGACGCCGCCGACTTCGGGACGAACGCGTCAATCGTCGAGGAACTGCGGCCCGGCGGCGACCGCCTCCACACCGCGATTCGCTATGGAGTCTCCCAGGCACTGCTCGACGCGGCCGCGAGCGCCCGGCGAGAGACGAAGACCGAGGTGCTCGCAGACGAGTTCGGCGTCGACCCCGCGACCCAACCGATACCCGTCTTCGGCCAGTCGGGCGACGACCGCCGGCTGAACGCCGAGAAGATGGCGCTGAAGGGCGTCCCCGTCCTGCCCCACGGCCTGTTCAACAGCGTCGAGAAGGTCGGCGAGGACGGCGGGCGACTCCGCGAGTACGTCGAGTGGCTCGCCTCGCGCGCGACCGAACTCGGTCCCGAGGGCTACGAACCACGCTTCCACGTGGACGTCTACGGCGTCCTCGGAGAGGTGTTCGGCCCGCCGTACGACCGCCCGAAGGTGACCGACTACTTCGCCGAGTTGGGCGAGGCCGCGGGACCCTATCCCCTCCAGGTCGAGGGACCGATGGACGAGGGCGGCCGAACCGAGCAGATCCGCGCGATGGCCGAACTCCGCGACGGCCTCGCCGACGCGGGCGTGAACGTCGACATCGTGGCCGACGAGTGGTGCAACACCTTCGACGACGTGCGGACGTTCGTCGACGCGGACGCGGCCGACCTCGTGCAGGTCAAGACCCCCGACCTCGGCGGAGTCCAGCGGAGCGCCGAGGCGGTGCTCTACTGCCGGGGCACCGACACCCGCGCGTATCTGGGCGGCACCTGCAACGAGACGGTCGAATCCGCGAGGGCCTGCGCCCACGTCGCGCTCGCCACGGACGCCGCCCAGGTGCTCGCCAAACCGGGCATGGGCTTCGACGAGGGCTACATGGTGATGGAGAACGAGATGCGCCGAGCGCTCGCGCTCGCGGAGTACGCCGACTATCCCGCACCCGGCGGCGACGGTCGTCCTTCGAGCGACGGCGACCGCTCGTCGGCCGCGCCCGCGGCCGACGGGCCGGAGGTGGCCGATGACTGA
- the mch gene encoding 2-methylfumaryl-CoA hydratase: MTDWTDPDAFEALLGRAETKEKGSCFEDFEEGEVVEHDPGLVLSRRGSEFWMGQTLNYDPAYWRPSVAAATEGRRGTSGSADPPVHPDYLLACVMGASVEDLSEKGGYFLGRDDLRYHAPAVEPGAELRVESTVEAKRESSSRPAFGIVTWETTGYDAATGDRLLSYTRTNMIPRREPMATDGEGVTDGEGATTGEEPPESDLPDELLAPEGEYFEDFREALDRAEGRDAAVAYRHERGRTMDDTTVAALPLATLNTAKQHHNADAMADSPSGEIVAYGDVTRSIALAHARSDEATVCEVGCDDERFHDFVTAGDTVYGFTRVLDAREADGDYFDAGTEHGAGEGRAAGSGAPDPAEAGEVTFRHFAFDQDGRPVYSGTRTALIRKRT, translated from the coding sequence ATGACTGACTGGACCGACCCCGACGCGTTCGAGGCGCTCCTCGGCCGCGCCGAAACCAAGGAGAAGGGCAGCTGCTTCGAGGACTTCGAGGAGGGCGAGGTCGTCGAGCACGACCCCGGACTGGTGCTCTCGCGGCGCGGGAGCGAGTTCTGGATGGGCCAGACGCTCAACTACGACCCGGCCTACTGGCGACCCTCGGTCGCGGCCGCGACCGAAGGTCGCCGGGGAACGTCGGGAAGCGCCGACCCGCCGGTCCACCCCGACTACCTGCTGGCCTGCGTGATGGGCGCGAGCGTCGAGGACCTGAGCGAGAAGGGCGGCTACTTCCTCGGCCGCGACGACCTGCGGTACCACGCCCCCGCGGTCGAACCGGGCGCGGAGCTCCGGGTCGAGTCCACCGTCGAGGCCAAGCGCGAGTCGAGTTCTCGGCCCGCGTTCGGCATCGTGACCTGGGAGACGACCGGCTACGACGCCGCGACCGGCGACCGCCTGCTGTCGTACACCCGGACGAACATGATTCCGCGCCGGGAGCCGATGGCGACCGACGGCGAGGGTGTGACCGACGGCGAGGGAGCGACGACCGGCGAGGAACCGCCCGAGTCGGACCTCCCCGACGAACTCCTCGCGCCCGAGGGCGAGTACTTCGAGGACTTCCGCGAGGCGCTCGACCGGGCGGAGGGTCGAGACGCCGCGGTCGCCTACCGCCACGAACGCGGCCGGACCATGGACGACACCACGGTCGCCGCGCTCCCGCTGGCCACGCTCAACACCGCGAAACAGCACCACAACGCCGACGCGATGGCCGACTCGCCGTCGGGCGAAATCGTCGCCTACGGCGACGTCACCCGATCGATCGCGCTCGCCCACGCCCGCTCGGACGAAGCGACCGTCTGCGAGGTCGGCTGCGACGATGAGCGGTTCCACGACTTCGTGACCGCGGGCGACACCGTCTACGGCTTCACGCGCGTCCTCGACGCGCGCGAAGCCGACGGCGACTACTTCGACGCCGGGACGGAGCACGGCGCCGGCGAGGGACGCGCCGCCGGGTCCGGCGCGCCGGACCCGGCGGAAGCCGGCGAGGTCACCTTCCGGCACTTCGCCTTCGACCAGGACGGTCGGCCGGTGTACTCCGGCACCCGAACCGCACTGATTCGCAAGCGAACCTGA
- the citE gene encoding L-malyl-CoA/beta-methylmalyl-CoA lyase yields MMNTRLCRTFQTAPAGVPRDDSAKYLRSGLTTEGFQAPDWLVPDLEDGTAPDMKDEALENVQGLLPEYAPEFAGEIWPRVEWAYDDGTTRERGEEQIRTLAEAVGEHLDGVVVPKVGRLDDVQAAESAVAAAARETGADLELAVIVETARARSDLREIARFGGDSRLAALVFGPVDYTAELGGRELGGATGDERPAWPSLYEAMSNEASANDIAAIGGPFDRLFRERAGVTFYNGDGYADHVEREARVGLDGSWSLHPNQTAQANRIHLPTDEELRTAVRKIEAFTEAKDTGTGAVAIDGQMVDEATLKNFENTVATVRAVHDARESQTTEFYDEDLLDRALAVA; encoded by the coding sequence ATGATGAACACTCGACTCTGCCGAACGTTCCAGACCGCGCCCGCTGGCGTCCCCCGCGACGACAGCGCGAAGTACCTCCGCTCGGGCCTCACGACCGAGGGGTTCCAGGCCCCCGACTGGCTGGTGCCCGACCTCGAAGACGGCACCGCCCCGGACATGAAAGACGAGGCGCTGGAGAACGTCCAAGGCCTTCTGCCGGAGTACGCCCCCGAGTTCGCGGGCGAAATCTGGCCCCGGGTCGAGTGGGCCTACGACGACGGGACCACCCGCGAGCGCGGCGAAGAGCAGATTCGAACGCTCGCCGAAGCGGTCGGCGAGCACTTGGACGGCGTGGTCGTCCCGAAGGTCGGCCGCCTCGACGACGTGCAGGCCGCCGAGTCGGCGGTCGCCGCGGCGGCCCGCGAAACCGGCGCCGACCTCGAACTGGCAGTCATCGTCGAGACCGCCCGCGCCCGGTCGGACCTCCGAGAAATCGCCCGGTTCGGCGGCGACTCGCGACTCGCCGCGCTCGTCTTCGGCCCGGTCGACTACACCGCCGAACTCGGGGGGCGCGAACTCGGCGGTGCGACCGGCGACGAGCGCCCGGCCTGGCCCAGCCTCTACGAGGCGATGTCGAACGAAGCCAGCGCCAACGATATCGCGGCCATCGGCGGCCCGTTCGACCGCCTCTTCCGCGAGCGAGCGGGTGTCACCTTCTACAACGGCGACGGCTACGCCGACCACGTCGAGCGAGAGGCCAGGGTCGGCCTCGACGGAAGCTGGTCGCTCCACCCCAACCAGACCGCACAGGCCAACCGCATCCACCTGCCGACAGACGAGGAACTCCGGACCGCCGTCCGGAAGATAGAGGCGTTCACCGAGGCGAAGGACACCGGCACGGGTGCGGTCGCCATCGACGGCCAGATGGTCGACGAGGCCACGCTCAAGAACTTCGAGAACACGGTGGCGACGGTCCGGGCGGTCCACGACGCCCGCGAGTCCCAGACGACCGAGTTCTACGACGAGGACCTGCTCGACCGCGCGCTCGCCGTGGCGTGA
- the sugE gene encoding quaternary ammonium compound efflux SMR transporter SugE, whose translation MSWTYLLLAAAFEIGWAVGLEYTDGFTKLWPSVATVAAMVVSMALLSQAVKTLPIGTAYAVWTGIGAVGTAIAGVVLFGEPRSAARLLFICCIVGGVAGLKLTAGH comes from the coding sequence ATGTCGTGGACGTATCTGCTGCTCGCGGCGGCGTTCGAAATCGGGTGGGCGGTCGGCCTCGAGTACACCGACGGGTTCACGAAGCTCTGGCCGAGCGTCGCCACCGTCGCCGCGATGGTCGTGAGCATGGCGCTGCTCTCCCAGGCCGTGAAGACTCTGCCCATCGGCACGGCCTACGCGGTCTGGACCGGCATCGGCGCGGTCGGCACCGCAATCGCCGGCGTCGTCCTGTTCGGCGAACCCCGGAGTGCGGCCCGGCTACTGTTCATCTGTTGCATCGTCGGCGGAGTGGCGGGGCTGAAGCTCACGGCCGGGCACTGA
- a CDS encoding twin-arginine translocation signal domain-containing protein has protein sequence MSSKNNKSVKKDRRAFLKKAAATGISGAALSLGVTAKEAMIASAVSDPQDHWEKHDKSEIANTWDFGQYHTTSVGWYGATYEGDREGWCHDFRVATTLSGRDTNDPSKYVPTIQKHRLWVTAGTLDDLKGSYLPEYYGATPSPDGDNHSHEDFLQAVMKNAITTMVSAHPITNFAWTAAQTINKLSNWGDSNGSYAIDDTWDYSTVHADASHIRWIEACTRDEGRFDIGTESWGKLDRDCSVTFNFKLTDYYAPEEGTIGTLSTTSTTKKTNFGTTLFRPKEGWLVEKIPAAKIEPRGRALGFGREQMARLQDRIRADKPIYFAHKAPIGLEN, from the coding sequence ATGTCGAGTAAAAATAATAAGTCGGTTAAGAAAGATAGAAGAGCATTCCTCAAGAAGGCAGCCGCCACCGGTATAAGTGGTGCTGCGCTCTCACTCGGTGTGACGGCCAAGGAGGCAATGATTGCTTCTGCGGTTTCCGACCCGCAAGATCACTGGGAGAAACACGACAAGTCAGAGATTGCTAACACTTGGGACTTCGGTCAGTACCACACTACGTCCGTTGGCTGGTACGGTGCAACTTACGAAGGCGACCGAGAAGGTTGGTGCCATGACTTCCGCGTTGCAACGACGTTATCGGGACGGGACACCAACGACCCTTCGAAATACGTTCCTACCATCCAGAAGCACAGACTGTGGGTTACCGCAGGCACTCTCGACGACCTCAAAGGGTCGTATCTGCCCGAGTACTACGGTGCGACTCCCTCACCCGACGGAGATAACCATAGCCATGAAGACTTTCTCCAAGCAGTGATGAAAAACGCGATTACCACGATGGTCAGTGCTCATCCAATTACGAACTTTGCCTGGACTGCAGCACAGACCATTAACAAACTCTCGAACTGGGGCGACAGTAACGGTAGTTACGCAATCGACGATACGTGGGACTATAGTACGGTCCACGCCGATGCGTCACACATTCGGTGGATAGAAGCCTGCACTCGGGATGAAGGTCGATTTGATATCGGTACAGAATCATGGGGTAAACTTGATCGCGATTGTAGCGTGACGTTCAACTTCAAACTGACTGACTACTACGCTCCCGAGGAAGGAACAATCGGTACGCTCTCCACAACCTCAACGACGAAGAAAACTAACTTCGGTACGACGCTGTTTCGGCCGAAAGAAGGGTGGCTTGTCGAAAAAATCCCTGCGGCCAAGATTGAACCGAGAGGTAGAGCCCTTGGTTTCGGGCGAGAACAGATGGCACGATTACAAGACCGGATTCGAGCAGACAAACCGATTTACTTCGCACACAAAGCTCCTATCGGACTCGAAAACTGA
- a CDS encoding TIGR04282 family arsenosugar biosynthesis glycosyltransferase, whose translation MTVIAVFADPPREGLVLPRLPESSPLSAAEATELYAASLKDTFRAAANSGGELLVNYRTDDDLPDEHAGEQSAEAELRALATDALDSTDDVRFEKQVGSSFAARAGNTVTHLLEREEAQSAAVVPGTAPTLTRKEIDSAAMKLRRNDVVLGPGERGRVFFAGFTETIDFEDAYAAPELETLTNRAVDAGHEVDYLPAMPGVEDGESLASLVPMLNARIAAERIVPEFTATLLHEWGLRAVEEDGERVLVRT comes from the coding sequence ATGACAGTCATCGCCGTTTTTGCCGACCCGCCGCGGGAGGGCCTCGTTCTGCCCCGACTCCCGGAGTCCAGTCCGCTCTCGGCCGCGGAAGCGACCGAACTCTACGCCGCGTCGCTCAAGGACACCTTCCGGGCCGCCGCCAACAGCGGCGGGGAGTTGCTCGTCAACTACCGAACCGACGACGACCTGCCCGACGAGCACGCCGGCGAGCAGAGCGCCGAGGCGGAGTTGCGCGCGCTGGCGACCGACGCCCTCGACTCGACCGACGACGTGCGCTTCGAGAAGCAGGTCGGCTCCTCGTTCGCGGCGCGGGCGGGCAACACGGTGACCCACCTCCTCGAACGGGAAGAGGCGCAGTCGGCCGCGGTCGTACCGGGGACCGCGCCGACGCTCACCCGCAAGGAGATCGACAGCGCCGCGATGAAACTCCGGCGCAACGACGTGGTGCTCGGGCCGGGCGAGCGCGGTCGGGTGTTCTTCGCGGGGTTCACCGAAACCATCGACTTCGAGGACGCCTACGCCGCGCCGGAACTGGAGACGCTGACGAACCGGGCGGTCGACGCGGGCCACGAGGTCGACTACCTGCCAGCGATGCCCGGCGTCGAGGACGGCGAGTCGCTGGCGTCGCTCGTCCCGATGCTGAACGCCCGAATCGCGGCCGAGCGAATCGTCCCGGAGTTCACCGCGACGCTGCTCCACGAGTGGGGCCTGCGCGCGGTCGAGGAGGACGGCGAGCGCGTTCTCGTCCGGACGTAG
- a CDS encoding uracil-DNA glycosylase: protein MDANQQSRSNPFGMDETCTNCPELCETRRTVVHGHGDVGADFLFVGEMPDEGADRTGVPFTGDERGEALQNVLGHLGLNNSLPTAEDPELENVYLTYLTRCRDPERPPTDEEIRTCEPYLNAEIRMINPEIIVPVGERALEAIAAEYTTTPAEEFDLEAAHATTIRGRGFELVPMVDPLEQTDEQREAFLDHFLALMGSDYRQTKGRRGR, encoded by the coding sequence ATGGACGCGAACCAGCAGAGCCGGTCGAACCCGTTCGGGATGGACGAAACCTGCACCAACTGTCCCGAACTGTGCGAGACGCGCCGGACCGTCGTCCACGGTCACGGCGACGTGGGCGCCGACTTCCTGTTCGTCGGCGAGATGCCCGACGAGGGGGCCGACCGCACCGGCGTCCCGTTCACCGGCGACGAGCGCGGCGAGGCCCTTCAGAACGTCCTGGGCCACCTCGGGCTGAACAACTCCCTGCCGACCGCCGAGGACCCCGAACTGGAGAACGTCTACCTCACCTACCTCACCCGGTGTCGGGACCCCGAGCGCCCGCCGACAGACGAGGAGATTCGGACCTGCGAACCCTACCTCAACGCCGAGATTCGGATGATAAACCCCGAGATCATCGTCCCCGTCGGCGAGCGCGCGCTCGAGGCCATCGCGGCGGAGTACACTACGACGCCGGCCGAGGAGTTCGACTTGGAGGCGGCCCACGCGACCACGATACGCGGCCGGGGCTTCGAACTCGTGCCGATGGTCGACCCGCTCGAACAGACCGACGAGCAACGCGAAGCGTTCCTCGACCACTTCCTGGCGCTGATGGGGTCGGACTACCGCCAGACGAAGGGACGGCGCGGGCGCTGA
- a CDS encoding DUF7504 family protein has protein sequence MAGARETKLVRARVGGGANTLVLRGTPDAGVPLSLVTSERSPCDDVLAVTYRGARSFLDAWRDRVGRRPRNVGIVSVGATMRATATASGDARNLVRGVSDPTDAPAIRRSVESYLDSWPADGRTVVCFDSVSTLFDRVDADAATTFLGDVARSLAERDVEGYFSFAPSNHDEATVRNVCSLFDTVVEYVADGASEAATASDAPSATRETQSAVPDAPSEDDCFDAVADARRRRALALLASADGGLSSRDLAESIAEREGADRRRVETSLVQVHLPKLVERGLVAEDESGRFTVGPHFERVELYLNVASE, from the coding sequence GAAACTGGTGCGGGCGCGGGTCGGCGGCGGCGCGAACACGCTCGTCCTCCGCGGGACGCCGGACGCCGGCGTCCCGCTGTCGCTGGTGACGAGCGAGCGGTCCCCGTGCGACGACGTGCTGGCGGTGACCTACCGCGGCGCACGAAGCTTCCTCGACGCGTGGCGCGACCGCGTCGGGCGCAGACCGCGGAACGTGGGTATCGTCAGCGTGGGCGCGACCATGCGCGCCACCGCGACGGCGAGCGGCGACGCCCGGAACCTGGTCCGCGGAGTTTCGGACCCGACCGACGCGCCGGCGATCCGCCGGTCGGTCGAGAGCTACCTCGATTCGTGGCCCGCGGACGGTCGGACCGTGGTCTGTTTCGACTCGGTGTCGACGCTGTTCGACCGGGTCGACGCCGACGCCGCGACGACGTTCCTCGGCGACGTCGCCCGCTCGCTCGCCGAGCGAGACGTCGAGGGCTACTTCAGCTTCGCGCCGTCGAATCACGACGAGGCGACGGTCCGGAACGTCTGTTCACTGTTCGACACGGTCGTCGAGTACGTCGCCGACGGGGCGTCCGAGGCGGCCACCGCCTCGGACGCCCCGTCGGCGACCCGGGAGACTCAATCGGCGGTTCCGGACGCTCCGTCCGAGGACGACTGCTTCGACGCGGTGGCCGACGCCAGACGACGGCGCGCGCTGGCACTGCTGGCGTCGGCCGACGGCGGCCTCTCGTCCCGCGACCTCGCCGAGTCAATCGCCGAGCGCGAGGGGGCCGACCGCCGGCGGGTCGAGACGTCGCTGGTCCAGGTCCACCTGCCGAAACTCGTCGAGCGCGGCCTCGTCGCGGAGGACGAGAGCGGGCGATTCACCGTCGGCCCGCACTTCGAGCGCGTCGAACTCTACCTGAACGTCGCGAGCGAGTAG